GGAAAGTCATTGACGTGTTCATTCCAAGGGACCGGAGGTGAGAGATTGCTGTTATTGATACGATTTTTGAGTTTCAATTGTTTACTAAATTGTTTGTTCGTCTTTTGGCGACTCAAAGGACTGGAGATTCACGAGGGTTTGCTTTTGTGAGGTATAAGTATTGCTGATGAGGCTCAGAAGGCTGTTGATAGACTTGATGGCAAGTTTCTTCTACTTTACTTTTGGTTTTGATAATTATTTTTCTGACGATGTTTGATCTTTTGGAAAGTAACCtgtaatttgattattatttttattggatattgtatggaggaATGTGGATGGTCGGAATATTATGGTTTAGTTTGCAAAATATGGACCAAATGCTAAGCGTATGTAAGTTATTGAACTGCTAGTATTCTTTTGTGATTCTTTTGTTGAAGTGATTGTTTTTTGCTATTGTTGCACTGACTTGAATTCAGTAGATTAGAAATAACTAGAAGGTTTTGCATTTATGAATTATTTTGTATATCTCCTTTACAATACTTGAACAAATTTCTGAATAAGTGGTCCAAATTTTAATATCTTAAAGACATGAGTACTGTCACTCCAACACTTCTGATCCTGTATATCTGATTTTGATGTGCATCTAGTTACTTAGACAAAGACAAGGGATATTAATGCGGTCATCGAAAATCTTATATGATTGTTTGGAACACAAGTTGCACAATAAATGCAAAGTATACTTGAAAGAATTTTTAGTATTTAATAAATTCAAGCAACCTTTGATGTTCTAAACTACTATCCCATTGTTAGCAATAGGTTAGTGTGCGACTGTTTGAGGTTCTTCCTCACACATTGTTATTTTTGTGCAGAGTTTTACAAGTTTAGTTAATCTCTTAACAATTCATAGTGTAATGCTGCCCTTTTGACTGCATCTCGTCAATTTGTAGACGTGTATCTCATCTTCTATGGATGTAAACACTAAGCAATGTGATGTTTCTTTTCTATTTAATATGAAATCTAATAAGTTGtatgtatcttttttttttaaaatattttctacacATAAAGGAAAAATTATGGAAGCAGTTCCAAAGACATGAGGAAGGTCAAGAAGTTATAGCCCTCGGCCTAGGTAATGATTTTTTATGTCAATCAGAATTgacattttacattttttttttggaagttGTGTACCTTTGTGGTTTTTCTCTTAGTTAGCACTTCAACTCACATAGTTGATATGGAATGGCTATTATCTTTTTTAGAGTTATCCCTCCTGAAAAATATAGAATATTTCAAATTTCTGTTCAAGTTATTACAAGATTACCTCAGTCATATAGATTGATGTCATTTGAACCTAATCTAAGAAATTGCTTGATCAGCGCTACCACATATTCAAGCTATGAGCAAACGAAAAGTCCTTtatgatgaaaaatatataagattTTGGGGCTTaaaaatggtgaaaagatgaataGAGCTTGCACATGGCTTAATGACCTAAGGATATCTTTTATGAAATTGCAGCAAATGCATGACGGATGTAATTCTGCGGTGAGACCAACAAGTAAGAGTAACAGGATTTTAACTTTCTCTATGGTCAACCTTGCATAACGGAACTTGTAGTTTCCTACTCTGTATTGTTTGCTATGAAGAAGAGTGTACTGTAATCATGTGTGAACTGTGGATATTGTAGATTTCAGAGTCAAAGTCATCAGCCTGCATTAACTTTAGCGTCCAAATATTAGATGCTAAGTTGTTAAGATTAAACCTCAAGGGGCCCTCCTCACCTTTTCTTGCACCTGGCCATTCATAAGACTTCAACTCCTAGGGTGTTTAGCATTTGCATTCCAGATTCATTATATTTCATGCGCATCAAGTTTAGATTCTTTACCATAAATAAATTCTTAGATTTAGTGTTTTTAGAATGTTTAGGTTCTGTGAACTGTTGTGATAATGGAACCTATTGTCTACTTGTTTATTTCTTCACTTTGATTATCATTTGTCATTGATTTAATCTGTATTTTAGTTGAAATATAATTCGACTTCAACTCATAAGGATTTTACACTGACCATATTTTAATTGGTTCTTCTCCATACGAAGATCAATTGACCAGTTATTATACAAATCAAGAATGTAAAATTCCTCAAATTTGTTCTATTTTAATTGAAATCTCATTGCTTCCCAAAGATGACAGTGATCCAATGATTCTTTGTTAGGTTTGATATGAAAGAAGAAATTGCATATTTGGTATCCACACTTTTACTTTTTGTGTGAAGACTTTTACACTGTTTGTCTTTAGGTCTCCTTAATAGTTGCAACTAAGGGTTTGATGTTGTTTCTCCATGTCAAAATGTATTAATTGGCTGCTATATGAAACATGTCTATTTTTTCCtctaattatttctattttaactaatatcttactcatttttaaagtacatgatgatttgttgttgacttgcatacaaaagaagagaagtttatttactatgtgtagttcttgtttgtgtgaactcttaatcattttctatttatttcaggtTCTTCATAACATTGCTATTGTAGAATACTTTCACTGGAATATGCTATGTAATTCAATAACTCCTATTTTTCCACTGGACTGTtaatctctttttgattttgtggatAACTTTGCTGCAAACTATGCTTTGAAGAGAGTTTATTATGTCAACTATGCATTGGGGATATCTGGACGCAAGAAACCTTGCTGGCATCTATTATGAACAAAGTCAACTTGACATGGCAATTCTGCATTACAAGCAAGCTATCAACTCTGTTCTAACTTTATCGAAGCTTACAATAATCTGGTAAGTTGATAATGGTCTAATATGTTAAAATTTGGTATCCTTCTTGATGGTGAGCCACGTTAGTTAATGATCGACTTTCTTACACATTAAAAGGGGACTGCTCTCAAAGACGCTGGGCATGTGGAAGAGGCTATCAACTTCTATAGGGTGActttttaatttggatatttttattctctttagtttttttttccttgttgaataacttcattttaataatttttcccaagtcATGCCTTGCTTTAGaacctaaccatccacaagcattgtcaagccttggcaacatatacATGGACTGGTAAGCTTTAGAAATGTTTCATGACAACTATGcagatagtttatttttgttccttaatgaaacttctcttcatgcagcaACATGATGAGTGTTGCTGCATCATTCTATAAGGCAACTTTAGCAGTTACAACAGGGATATCTGCGCCCTTCAACAACTTGGCTACTATATACAAGCAACAGGTAGAGTACTATATTTGCCTTTTTCATCGCTAGTTTGAGAGTTACTGCATATTGCCTCATTTAATGGAAGAAAGTCATATAATTTGTCTATCTTCTTCTTTGCTATCTTTGCCCCTAGTTGGAAATTGATAGTTCTCTTGTATTACACCAGGGAAATTATGCAGAAGTGATAGCCTGTTACAATGAAGTTCTTCGCAGACTGCTGCTGATGGTCTTGTCAATAGAGGGAACACATTTAAGGAGATTGGTAGAGTTACTGAAGCAATTCAGGATTATACACGTGCTGTGAATATCAGACCAACTATGCCTGAAGCCCATGCAAATTTGGCTTCAGCTTATAAAGATAAGtaatttcttctttgaatttgTGCTGGTGTTGGACTATATTAGTATCTTACATCGTTgattcttctttctatttatttgtggttgagataattgatgaacgtttctctttttaagcattccaattactcatcttgttacctggtgctcttactgctttttaaattatgatttttggtcttgatttactaatatattatttatgtgtttttatagtttacaaatctcaagtactccagagttgaaattgatgaagtgcggctcgagtgggctgaatgcatgctagattacatttgagtaggaaaggtatttgatttttgaaaactttggatgatgcatgcatttgcatggaatgtaaattgcgaATATtatcttgatgtgtacaatatctattaccttttgatgttgtaaaaagaatatttgtgtatttatgGATACCGttataagaagaatatttatgtaatttgtgaatatttgtgtattttatggatactgttggaagaagaatatttgtgtaatttgtgaatatttgtgtatttttttggttATTGTCTGTTTTTCACTGTtttggaaatcaaatttgtgttgttaaaaaatactgatattacatcgattttccaccgctgcaaaaccggtgttattaactaatattacatcggttgtataccgctgccaaaactggtgttattagcatataatattacatcggttttacaccgttgatgaaacggtgtcgttaagtgatactacaccggttttaacccgatgtctaaaatggcagaccttttacatcaccttcatagatatcggtcgaaaatgtaatagacaccggtggaaaaccaatgtctatgagggtttttgttgtagtgtaaacACATGaattcacataagatcaaatagatacaaaacatgctaacatcatttagataggaaattggcatatccataaGTTCTTACTGTTGCATCGCGTTGGctggctagaggaggggggggggggttgaatagccctgcaaaagtaaaagaaaactacccttctcaaactctcagaataacacttgcataaagtaaataaaagcaataaactgAAAGAGGAGgcaaagggtttacttggttataaccggagaggttgttaatccaaggaatgtgtcacattagtatctccttcaggtggagaagcctcttacagtaatgacgcacagaaaaatagaagttaaactctaaaaaaagcttacaagtgttggaaatgttaattgcttgagttgattcaaagcttctggactaaggctgtatttatagccttggtcggggcgcttggaaggggtccaggcgcctgggaggggataaaattttatccccttcgcaacggatcacgtttgaccACGATCCGATCAAAACTTGATTCCGAGCACCTGGAATGGCACCAGGCGCTCGaactggtctgggcgcccagaccactaAAGTCAATAATGTTAACTTTTGGTCCTGGCCCTCTACTTCGGTGCttctcacctcggtccgggtcttccgctccagctccgtttgcttgggtgatttcagccaatcaAAATAAGGCTCATTCGAATccaattttggccttctcgagcaaccttcctctccggcttctcgtccctttgaaatgccgcgtgcctccttctcgtctgcccgcgtactcttccaca
The genomic region above belongs to Zingiber officinale cultivar Zhangliang chromosome 11A, Zo_v1.1, whole genome shotgun sequence and contains:
- the LOC122031316 gene encoding probable UDP-N-acetylglucosamine--peptide N-acetylglucosaminyltransferase SEC, whose product is MDCNMMSVAASFYKATLAVTTGISAPFNNLATIYKQQTAADGLVNRGNTFKEIGRVTEAIQDYTRAVNIRPTMPEAHANLASAYKDK